Proteins from one Panicum virgatum strain AP13 chromosome 7K, P.virgatum_v5, whole genome shotgun sequence genomic window:
- the LOC120639885 gene encoding cysteine-rich receptor-like protein kinase 10, whose protein sequence is MHCLHEQGIVHLDLKPSNVLLDSDMNPKIIDFGISQVLNDNKSDTHGSAVRGTWGYMAPEYMVSGILSTKNDVYAFGMTLLETTSSMLISKPPREHPLDKWAWDAREDGRMDELFVPELLGDEPQLKEIKRCVEVALLCTQFDRADRPHLEDVLQMLHGLKEMPTPKKPSYMVDSPDLHDDDWIFVERNDLP, encoded by the exons ATGCACTGCCTACATGAGCAAGGCATTGTCCATTTGGATCTGAAACCAAGCAACGTCCTCTTGGATTCTGATATGAATCCTAAGATTATTGATTTTGGAATATCTCAAGTGTTGAACGACAACAAGAGTGATACCCATGGTAGTGCTGTACGGGGCACTTG GGGATATATGGCTCCAGAATACATGGTATCAGGTATTTTATCAACCAAGAATGATGTGTATGCTTTTGGCATGACCCTTCTTGAGACTACTAGCAGTATGCTCATATCTAAACCACCTAGAGAACACCCTTTAGATAAATGG GCTTGGGATGCTCGGGAGGATGGTAGGATGGATGAGTTATTTGTTCCGGAACTGCTTGGTGATGAGCCTCAGCTAAAGGAGATCAAGAGGTGCGTGGAGGTAGCACTACTGTGCACTCAGTTTGATCGAGCAGACCGCCCCCACTTGGAGGATGTTCTTCAGATGCTACATGGACTGAAAGAAATGCCGACCCCAAAGAAACCAAGTTATATGGTGGATTCTCCTGATCTACATGATGACGACTGGATTTTTGTGGAGAGGAATGATTTACCGTGA